The following are encoded in a window of Kogia breviceps isolate mKogBre1 chromosome 10, mKogBre1 haplotype 1, whole genome shotgun sequence genomic DNA:
- the GLYCTK gene encoding glycerate kinase, protein MAAALQVLRHLARAPLSPLLWGGPLARLASSMALAEQARQLFESTVGAVLPGPMLQRALSLDPDSGQLKVRDRSFQLQQNLYLVGFGKAVLGMATAAEELLGQHLVQGVISVPKGIRAAMESAGKQEMLLKPHSRVLVFEGAENNLPDRDALRAALAIRQLAEGLTADDLLLVLISGGGSALLPAPIPPVTLEEKQTLTKLLAARGATIQELNTIRKALSQLKGGGLAQAAYPAQVVSLILSDVVGDPVEVIASGPTVASIHSVQDCLHILNRYGLRAALPRSVKTVLARADSDPHGPHACGHVLNVIIGSNALALAEAQKQAEALGYRAVVLSTAIQGDVKSVAQFYALLARVAAARLTMPGAGSSVEEDEQLYELAAELQLPDLQLKEALEAVVGTRGPVCLLAGGEPTVQLQGSGKGGRNQELALRVAAELGRWPLGSIDVLFLSGGTDGQDGPTEAAGAWVKPELTSQAAAQGLDVAAFLAHNDSHTFFCRFQGGAHLLHTGLTGTNVMDAHLLFLQPR, encoded by the exons ATGGCTGCAGCCCTGCAGGTCCTGCGTCACTTGGCCCGAGCCCCCTTGAGCCCACTCCTCTGGGGGGGCCCATTGGCCCGGCTGGCCAGTAGCATGGCCCTGGCAGAGCAGGCACGGCAGCTGTTTGAGAGCACTGTGGGTGCCGTGCTGCCGGGCCCCATGCTGCAGCGGGCACTGTCTTTGGACCCTGACAGCGGGCAGCTGAAGGTGCGGGACCGGAGCTTTCAGCTGCAGCAAAACCTCTACCTGGTGGGCTTTGGCAAGGCTGTCCTGGGCATGGCAACTGCAGCTGAGGAGCTACTGGGCCAGCATCTTGTGCAGGGCGTGATCAGCGTTCCCAAGGGGATCCGTGCTGCCATGGAGAgtgctggcaagca GGAGATGCTGTTGAAGCCACACAGCCGTGTCCTGGTATTCGAGGGCGCGGAGAACAACCTGCCGGACCGAGATGCCCTGCGGGCTGCTCTGGCCATCCGGCAGCTGGCTGAAGGCCTCACAGCTGATGACCTGCTGCTCGTGCTCATCTCAG GTGGGGGCTCGGCCCTGCTGCCCGCCCCCATCCCACCTGTCACACTGGAGGAGAAGCAGACACTCACCAAGCTGCTGGCAGCCCGTGGAGCCACCATCCAGGAGCTGAACACCATCCGGAAGGCCCTGTCCCAGCTCAAGGGTGGGGGGCTGGCTCAGGCCGCCTACCCTGCCCAG GTGGTGAGCCTGATTCTGTCAGACGTGGTGGGGGACCCTGTGGAGGTGATTGCCAGCGGCCCCACTGTGGCCAGCATCCACAGTGTGCAAGATTGCCTGCACATCCTCAATCGCTATGGCCTTCGTGCTGCCCTGCCACGTTCTGTGAAGACTGTGCTGGCTCGGGCTGACTCTGACCCCCATGGGCCACACGCTTGTGGTCACGTCCTCAATGTGATCATTGGCTCCAATGCACTGGCACTGGCTGAGGCTCAGAAGCAGGCCGAGGCGCTGGGATACAGGGCTGTGGTGCTGAGCACAGCCATACAGGGAGATGTGAAAAGTGTAGCCCAGTTCTATGCACTGCTGGCCCGAGTGGCTGCAGCCCGCCTCACCATGCCTGGGGCTGGATCCTCTGTGGAGGAGGATGAACAACTCTATGAACTGGCAGCTGAGCTCCAGCTCCCAGACCTGCAGCTGAAGGAGGCTCTGGAGGCCGTGGTGGGCACTCGGGGCCCGGTCTGCTTGCTGGCTGGTGGTGAGCCCACAGTGCAGTTGCAGGGCTCAGGCAAGGGTGGCCGGAACCAGGAACTGGCCCTGCGTGTTGCAGCAGAGCTGGGACGGTGGCCGTTGGGATCTATTGACGTGCTGTTTTTGAGTGGTGGCACTGATGGGCAGGATGGGCCCACAGAGGCAGCCGGGGCCTGGGTCAAGCCTGAGCTTACCAGCCAGGCCGCTGCCCAGGGTCTGGACGTGGCCGCCTTCCTAGCCCACAATGACTCACATACCTTCTTCTGTCGCTTCCAGGGTGGGGCACACCTGCTGCACACAGGGCTGACTGGCACCAATGTCATGGACGCCCACCTCCTGTTCCTGCAGCCGCGGTGA
- the WDR82 gene encoding WD repeat-containing protein 82 yields MKLTDSVLRSFRVAKVFRENSDKINCFDFSPNGETVISSSDDDSIVLYDCQEGKPKRTLYSKKYGVDLIRYTHAANTVVYSSNKIDDTIRYLSLHDNKYIRYFPGHNKRVVALSMSPVDDTFISGSLDKTIRLWDLRSPNCQGLMHLQGKPVCSFDPEGLIFAAGVNSEMVKLYDLRSFDKGPFATFKMQYDRTCEWTGLKFSNDGKLILISTNGSFIRLIDAFKGVVMHTFGGYANSKAVTLEASFTPDSQFIMIGSEDGKIHVWNGESGIKVAVLDGKHTGPITCLQFNPKFMTFASACSNMAFWLPTIDD; encoded by the exons ATGAAGCTGACCGACAGCGTGCTGCGGAGCTTCCGCGTCGCCAAGGTGTTCCGCGAGAACTCGGACAAGATTAACTGCTTCGACTTCAGTCCCAACGGCGAGACGGTCATCTCGAGCAGCGACGACGACTCCATCGTGCTCTATGACTGCCAGGAGGGCAA ACCAAAGAGAACCCTGTACAGTAAGAAATATGGCGTGGACCTCATCAGATACACTCATGCAGCAAACACAGTCGTTTACAGCTCTAACAAAATAGACG ATACTATCCGTTACCTGTCCTTGCATGACAACAAATACATCAGATACTTTCCTGGACATAACAAAAG GGTGGTGGCCTTGTCCATGTCACCTGTGGATGACACTTTCATTTCTGGGTCTCTTGATAAGACCATTCGGCTCTGGGATCTCCGGTCTCCTAACTGCCAG ggtCTCATGCATTTACAGGGCAAGCCAGTTTGTTCTTTTGATCCAGAAGGATTAATTTTTGCTGCAGGTGTCAATTCTGAAATGGTCAAACTTTATGATCTTCGCTCTTTTGATAAG GGGCCATTTGCAACATTTAAGATGCAGTATGATCGGACTTGTGAGTGGACAGGACTTAAGTTCAGCAATGATGGCAAACTCATCCTCATCTCCACCAATGGCAGCTTCATCCGTCTGATCGATGCATTCAAGGGAGTGGTGATGCATACGTTTGGG GGTTATGCCAACAGCAAAGCCGTCACACTGGAGGCCTCGTTTACTCCAGACTCGCAGTTTATTATGATTG GTTCAGAGGATGGCAAGATCCATGTCTGGAATGGAGAGAGTGGTATAAAAGTAGCTGTGTTGGATGGCAAACACACAGGCCCCATTACCTGTTTGCAGTTCAACCCCAAGTTCATGACCTTTGCCAGTGCTTGTTCCAACATG GCCTTCTGGTTGCCCACCATTGATGACTGA